ATAAAAGCCCCCCTTTTCATATAGAGAATATATTCTTAAAATAGTTTTCGGTTAGTATAATGTTATTCTAAGAATTCTTACATTATTGATTTAAACATAAGTTTTATCAAAAAAGATTATAATTTATTTTAATCTTCGTCGTAGTCTTCTTCAGGAATGAAGATAGGCTGCTCATCATCTCTGTCTTCGACAGGAAAGTTAATCTGTGGCTCAATTATTTATATCTCCTCCATTTTAAAAAATGAATGGCCTTACTTTTCGCTCGTCCAGAAAATAAGTATTATCGGGGCTATATAAGACTTACCTCTAACTAATCAATTACTATTCCCTTTCTGATTTTTACTTTAAAGGCATTTTCATTTGATTTTTTTATGTCACAAGGTTTATATAAAGGGAAAACAAGCTTTTTTCATGAAAACACTTGTTGTTTATTATTCTAGGTCCGGCAACACGAAAAAGATAGCAGAAGATATTTCTGATAAGATTAAGTGTGAAGTTGAAGAAATAGTAGATACTAAGAATAGAAAGGGCATAATAGGTTGGCTAATTTCCGGCAGAGACGCCCATTCTAGAAAACTCACTTCAATAAAAGAAATAAACACAGACCCGGCTAAATACGATCTAGTTGCCATTGGAACTCCAATATGGGCAGGGCTTATGGCGCCAGCAGTTAGAACATATATTAATGAGAATAAAGGCAAGTTCAAGAATGTAGCTTTCTTTTGCACTTGTGGCAGTTCAGGAGATATTAAAACATTTGAAGACATGGAAGACTATATTGGGATTACCCCAGCATCGAAGCTGACGATCACAGGTAAAGACCTTAAGTCAAACTACGAAGATAAATTAAAAAATTTTATTAAAGGAATAAAATAAATTTAATTCTTTAATATCAAATAATTAATTGTAAGTTCTGAGATATCTCCAGAGTATTCGCCTGTTCTTCTAATGCTCTCAACTATATAAACTACCGGAACTGCTTCAATCCCAAGATTTAAGGCTTTATTGTTAATTTCTTCGCATTTCTCCACTAGTTTTTCAACAGCATCAATATTCTCATTTGCTTTTTTGATATTCTTTTTGAAATGAGAATCTAAGCTCTTGGAGAAGATCTCTAATGCCAAAATACTTGCTGATTCTATATCTTTGATTAAATCTGGATTTAGCTTATCTATAACTTTTATCACATTTTCGCCAAGTATAGATGCGTGGTCCCCAATTCTCTCTAAAATCCTGCTGATTAAAAAGAAGTAACTTGCCTCTTCCTGGCTTAGGCCCATCTTTTTTGAAAGCATTATGTCTGTAAGAATCACATTATATTGGTGTGTTGCAAGCCAGTAAAGCCTATCCACTTCAAAATCCCTAGAAACAACATTTTCTGCTAGCTCTTTATTGTTAGTTTTTAGAGATTTAATTGCATCTCTATGCATGCTTTCAACAAGAGAGTACATCCTCTTGACAGTCTTTTCAAAAGGCATTTCCATTGGGCTTAATAGATCTTTTACAACGAAAAGATTTGATTCTTCATCAACAATCTCGGGGCCAATTGCTATCTGGGTGAACATCCTTATAGATTCTCTAATCTGTGGTGGCATTGCATCATTTGATCTAATCGCGATATCAGAATAACCCATAACATAAGCGCCTACAAGTAGCCTGAATAGGTATGTTTTGTCGGTATCAGAATCAACAATAAACTCTTTCTGTTTTCTTTTTTTCTCAATTACTTTATCAGGAGTTACAAGCAGTGTTCCATCCTTTTGGACCATAAGGCCGAGTGAATCATTCTTTTTTATGTTTAAAGATTTAATCCAATCCTTAGGTAAGGTTATGACATAAGAAGAACCACCGGTGATTTGAACTTTTCTTATTTCCATTTTATCGATTTATTGATAACTATTGATTATATAAATATTTCTGTATATATATTTCCAAATATATATAGATATTGAGAAAATATTTTGATAAGTATTCTTATATACTTTAAGTCGAGAACTGTTATAATACATTTGAATTTAATTAATTCGGTGATTAACCATGAATAAAAAAAGAATTGGAGTATTTGGTTTATTGATGGCCGTTATCGTTTTTGGTATGGTCTTTTCTGGCTGTACCCAAAATCCATCAACACAGTCATCAACAGTAAAACTTAACCAGACCGGATCAAGCACAGTTTTGCCTTTGGCAATAGCTTGGGCTGAACAATTTGAAGGTGCACAGATATCTGTATCTGGCGGAGGATCAAGTCACGGATTAAATTCTCTTCTTAAAGGAGAGGCAGATTTAGGAGATGCAAGCAGATTAATGAAAAGTTCTGACTATAAGAGCGTAGGTTGCGATGAAACTTTAGTTTCTTCAGATGGTACTGCAACAGCTGCTTGTAATGGAGTTCTCCCAACAAAATGGGTTGTAGCATATGACGTGTTAGCTGTAGTAGTTAACAAAGAGAACACATGGGCAAATGAACTTACATATGACCAGCTTTACAAGATATTCACAAGCGACAGCCCTGCAGTCTACTGGGATGAAGTTCCAGGATTAAAGGAAAAGGGAGCACCACACGAAAAAATAACAATATATGCACCGGATGAAGCCAGCGGAACATACGATTACTTCTTTGAGAGCATAATTAAAGACTGGGGAAAAGCAACTCAAGTTGCAAAGACAAGACTTGAAGCAGGCGATGGAGTATACAATCCAAGTGCAGATGACAATGTAATTTTAGACGCAATAAAAACAAACAAGTATTCAATAGGATACTTTGGATATGCATATATAATTGAAAATCCTGGGCAGTTACATGTTGTTAAAATAGCAAAAAAATCAGGAGATACATTTGTTGAAGCTTCAATTGAAAACGTAGCAAAATACCCAATGGCAAGACCTCTACATATATACACAAACGGTATTCCAAACACGACCTCTGAAAAGGGAAAAGCTATAAATGCATACCTAAAATACATCTTAAGTGAAGAAGGACAAAAAATAGTACCACAAGTTGGATATGTCAAAGTGTCCTTAGTTGACCCAACAATAATGCCAGCACAACTTTCAAAACTTAATTAAGAGTGGCCTACATGTTAGGTAAAGTCAATAGAGCATACTTCAATGGAAATAATCCATTTCACAAAAAAGTGGATCTAAAAGAATCTTTGATAGTCAAGCTGATGTTTATTGCAGCAAGCCTTGCAATAGTAGTAAGCCTCGCTATCTTGTATACCTTGGTGAATGGCTCTATTGACTTTTTTTTGAGTCCTAAAGTAAGTATTATTCAATTTTTTATTGGTACAAAATGGACGCCAAACGGGGCAGATCCAAGTTTTGGCATTTTACCTTTATTATCGGGTACAGTTTTAATTGCTGGAGGTTCAATTTTAATTGCAACGCCTCTCGGCGTAGGCGCTGCATTATATCTTACCCAATTTGCAAATAAAAAAGCAAGTTCTATAGCTAAGCCTATTATTGAGCTTTTAGCGGGTGTTCCCTCTATAGTTTATGGATTCTTTGCACTTATTGTAATAAGTCCCATCTTAAGAGAATATTTTGGGGCCAGTTATTTTAACGCTGCAAGTGCTATTATTGTAATGGCTGTAATGATTCTTCCCATAATTGTGAGTGTCTCTGACGACTCTTTGAGGGCCGTTCCAAGAGAATTAAAAGAAGCAAGCCTTGCAATGGGGGCAACAAAATGGGAAACAGCAATTAAAGTCGTAATGCCTGCAGCTTCAAGCGGTATTATTGCTTCAATACTACTAGGCTTGGCAAGGGCCCTCGGAGAAACTATGGTAGTGGCACTAGCCGCCGGTAATGTCGCAAGACTTACCTTAAATCCCTTAAGTCAAGTTCAAACCATGACCGCTTATATAGCACAAGTAGCAACTGGTGACATACCTCCTGGATTAGCTGTTAGTGCTGCATTTGCTGTTGGCCTTGTTTTATTTGCAATTACCTACATAATTAATTTTATTGCAGGGCGTGTTGTCTTAAGGATCCAGAATGCAGGAAAAATAACTTCAAATAAAAAAAATAAATTAATGGTACCAATAAAAAATAAAACAAAAGTCAAAATTACTACTACAAGAAACAATAATTTAGAAATTAAAAAAATTCAATCAGAAAATACTTTAGAATTTAGACATAAAATCGCCAAATTGGGCATCCTTTCTGTGGGGTCATGTTTAATCTTTGCAACAGTTTTCTTAGGAGTATTAATGGTTTCTATTTTAGAACAAGGATTGCCTAAACTTAGCCTAAGTTTTTTAACTTCATACCCCAGCGCTAATCCTTCTATAGCCGGAATATATCCCGTAATTTTAGGATCAATTTATCTTGTTGGGCTAGCTATGATTTTTTCTTTACCAGTAAGTGTTGGAGCTGCAGTATACTTGACTGAATTTGCAAAGGATAATGCATATACTCGTATCTTAAGAAGACTAATCCAAAATTTGGCAGGAGTGCCCTCAATAGTTTTTGGGCTTGTTGGGTTAACGGTATTTGTTCGTCTTTTTGGATTTGGGACTAGTGTTTTAGCCGGTAGTTTAACTTTATCCTTGATGATTATGCCAGTTATTATCGTTACTACTGAAGAAGCATTGAAAGCAATACCTCACTCTTTTAGAGAGGCTGCAAGAGGACTCGGAGCTACAAAATGGCAGACCGTTAGGCACCACGTAGTTCCTTATGCATTGCCAGGAACCTTAACTGGATCAATACTTGCCCTTTCTAGGGCGATAGGTGAAACAGCACCTATTCTGTTCATAGCTTCAGTTTTTGCTAAAGTTGCTCCAGGAAGCATATTTGATGGATTTTTAGCATTACCCGTCACAATATTCTTCTGGACTAGACACCCTAAAGTAGCATTTCAAAACCTTGCAGCAAGCACGATTATTGTATTGTTAGTGATTTTATTCGCAATGAATCTTATAGCAATAATAATACGTCAACGTTCACAAGCCAATAGAGATTGGTGATATTATATTAACTTCTATGGTGATAATGGATGGAAAATAAAGAAAAAAAGGAAGATGGATCATTAGTTATTTCCAATTTGGATGTTTATTATTCCGATAAACTTGCAGTCAACAAAGTTTCCTTAAACATACCAAAAAATAAAGTAACGGCCTTTATTGGACCAAGTGGCTGTGGCAAAAGCACATTACTTAGGGCCCTTAACCGTATGAATGAAGAAATTGTAGGCTGCAGAATGAATGGTAAAATAATTTGGAAAGGAATTAATATACTTGATCCTAAAGTTGACCCAGTTGCATTGAGGAGTAAGATTGGAATGGTTTTCCAGAAACCAAATCCATTCCCACGCTCAATATATGATAATATTGCATATGGGCCCAGAATACATGGCATTAAAAATAAGAATGACCTCGATGCCATCGTAGAAAAAAGTTTGAAGGATGCTGCTATATGGGAAGAAGTTTCTGATAGACTAGATGAGTCTGCAATGGGATTGTCAGGCGGTCAACAACAGAGACTTTGCATTGCTAGAGCTTTAGCCATTCAGCCAGACATTATTTTAATGGACGAGCCATGCTCTGCACTTGACCCAATAGCAACGACAAAGATAGAGGACTTAATAGATGAATTAAAGACGGATTATACCGTCGTGATTGTTACACATAACATGCAGCAAGCTGCAAGAATAAGTGATTATACGGGATTTATGTATCTAGGTGAACTTATAGAATTTGGAGATACTCAGCAGATATTTGAAAATCCTAGACATGAATTAACTGAAAAATATATAATGGGAAGATTTGGATAGGTTGGAAAAATGAGAGAAAAATTTGTTGAAGAATTAAGGCAACTTAAATCAGATGTAGTTGAAATGTCAACTCTCTCTAAAGAGATGTTAAAAGAGTCCCTTGACGCCCTTAAACATTCAGATATTACTATTGCAGAAAAAGTAATTGGTCAAAGAAGAGATATTAGAGAATTTGATTATAAAATTGAAGATGATGCACAAAGATTAATAGTTTTGTATCAACCAGTCGCCAGAGATTTGAGGGCTATAATCGCTACTTTGAAAATGAACACTTATCTAACAAGGATTGGGATATACTCTAAGGATATATCAAAGGATATAAGAGAGATATCCTTTAACAAAGAGTTCCCTAGACTAAAAAGCGTGATCGTCATGGGGGACATTGTTTTGGGCATGTTGGACGATGCTATCAAAGCATATCAAAATGAGGATTTGACCATCATCGATGACATGTGGAAAAGAGACGACACAGTAGACGATCTTTTTCATACAATCTTACGTGAATGCATATCGTATATGATTGAAAATCCAAAAAGCATAAGTTACTACACACATTACATGCTCATAGCAAGATACCTTGAAAGATGCGGCGACCATGTTTGTAAGATTTCAGAAAAAATACACTATATGGTCAACGGTGAAAGAATCATAATCAAATAATTTTAAACGAAAATCTTATAAGTGATATATTTAAACATGGACTTATTGGGGTCGTGGGGTAGCTTGGCCTATCCTTCGAGCTTTGGGAGCTTGGGACCTGAGTTCAAATCTCAGCGACCCCACCATTTATTCTTCAATTTTATTTTGATATAACCAATAGTAAAAATTACTATACCTTCTATTTAATTTATATACCGAAACTCTTAAATATAAAACATTAGAAGAAAAATTTAATTATTATTAAGACATATGTCAAGATTTTTATTAAAAAGGTGTTTATATGTTTGATAAATTGGTAGAGTATGCTAGGGCCAATAATCAAATTGCTCCCGAACTTTATCCTAAATATGATGTCAAGAGGGGCTTAAGGAATGAAGACGGAAGCGGGGTATTAGTTGGACTTACTAAAATATCTGATGTAACAGGGTATGAGAAGAAAGATGGGGTTTTCACCCCATTAGATGGGAGGCTTGCATACAGAGGAATTAAAATTGAAGAGATAGTTGACGCTATATCAAAAGAGAATAGGCATGGATTTGAAGAAATTGTTTTCCTACTACTTTTTGGTAAGTTGCCCAAAAGAGAAGAACTTGAATACTTTAATGAACTAATGGTAAGTAACAGGGATCTTGCAGTTAATTTTACTAACGATGTAATATTACATTTTCCAAGTAATGATATAATGAACAAGCTTGCAAGGAGCGTTCTAGTTCTGTATGCCTTGGACAAGAAAGCTGATGACATAGCCATAGACAATGTACTAAGACAAAGTGTTGGACTAATAGCTAAGTTTCCATCAATTGTTGCATATGCTTATCATGCAAGAAGGCATTATTTCAAAGGAAAAGATCTCGTACTAAGAAATCAAAATCCTGAATACTCTGCGGCAGAAAATTTTCTTTACATGCTTAGAGAAGACGGGAATTTCACAAAACTTGAGGCCGATACTCTTGATATACTTTTAATCCTTCATGCCGAGCACGGTGGGGGTAACAACTCGTCTTTTACAGTTCATGTGGTAACTTCATCGGGAACTGATACATACTCTGCAATCTCCGCAGGGATTGGGTCTCTTAAGGGGCCATTACACGGCGGTGCAAATAAAAGCGTCATGGCCATGATGAAGGATATCAAGGATAATGTAAGAGATTGGGAAGACGAAGAAGAGGTAAAAGATTATTTGAAACTAATCCTTGAAAGAAAAGCTTTTGACGGGATGGGTGTCATCTATGGTCTTGGCCACGCAATTTATACCAAGTCTGATCCAAGAACAGTTATACTAAAGAAGAAGGCAAGAGAGCTTGCAAAGGATAAGAAAAGAATGGACGAATTCAAGCTATATGAGCTTATAGAGCAAGTAGGTCCTGAAGTATTCTATGATATAAAGAAATCTAACAAAGTAATAACTGCAAATGTTGACTTTTATTCAGGATTTGTATATCACTGTCTTGATATACCTAAAGAGCTTTATACGCCGCTTTTTGCTATGGGCAGGATTCCTGGATGGTGCGCACATAGAATTGAAGAGCTTATTTCTGGCAAGAAGATAATCAGGCCAGCATATGCTCATGTTGGGAATTTTATACCTTACACTGAAATAGATAAGAGGATTTAAAATCCTCATTTTTTAATCTTTTAAAGATGGAATCTTACACATTTTATTTCTGTCATCTCTTCAACTGCGTATTTTGGGCCTTCTCTTCCGTATCCGGAGCTCTTTAATCCCCCATAGGGCATCAAATCGATCCTAAATGTTGGAACATCGTTTATCATGACCCCACCTACGTCAAGATTATCAATTGCATAGTATGCATTTCTAACATTTTCAGTAAAAACGCCCGCCTGTAATCCATATATTGAATTATTCAATTTACTTACGGCATCTTTGAAATCATTAAATGGTATCAGTGCTAGAGTTGGGCCAAATGTTTCATCCTTTACTATCTTCATTTCTTCAGTAACATTTTCAACTACTGTTGGTTTAAATACAAAACCTTCTCTTTCTCCACCACAAAGAACTTTAGCACCTTGTGATTCTGCTTCTTCAATCCAAGACTTTACTCTTACTATCTCTCTCTCATCGATCATTGGCCCAATGTCTGTTCCACTTTCTAGTGGGTCTCCAATAACAAGACTATTTGCCGCACTTACTATTTTTTCTCTAAATTCTTTGTAGACACTTTCATGTACATAAGCCCTTTGACAATGGATGCAAACTTGTCCAGAGTAACCAAATGCGCCGACCTTTACAGCAGAAACAGCTTTGTCAATATCTGTATTCTCGTCAATAATAACTCCTGAGTTTGAACCTAATTCCATTGAAAGTTTCTTTAAGCCCGCATTAGAAGCAATTCTCTCCCCAATTAATTTACTTCCTGTAAACGAAATCTTTCTAATTAGGGGATTTTTTACAAGATAATTTTCTGCGTCTTCAGCAGAACAAATAACAATGTTAAGTGCCTCCTTAGGCAATCCAGCTTCTAAAAGAATCTCGCCTAAAATCAATGAGGTTAATGGTGTCTTAGAAGCAGGCTTATGAATTACGCTATTTCCTGCAGCTATTGCAGGGCCTATTTTATGGCATACTAGATTCAAAGGAAAGTTAAACGGTGTAATGGATAGTACAATACCGACAGGTACCCTAATGTAGAAACAATACTTATCAGAACTTGTTGGGGCTGCATCAAAAGGGATTACTTCTCCACCAAGTCTCTTTGCTTCTTCTGCAGACAGTACCATAGTTTCATGTGCCCTCGATACTTCACCCCTTGAAAAAGCAAGAGGCTTACCACTCTCTAATGCCATTGTTTTAGCTATCTCATCTTTTCTTTTCAACATTAACTCGGCAGTTTTTGAAAGTATTTCATACCTTCTATGGCGACTGAGACTTTTGATTACCTTACTTCCCTTAACTGCAGAGTCAACAGCTTCTTTTAGATGTTCAGAAGAGGCCTTTGACACACTGTCTATGACTTTACCATTATAGGGATTTATAACGTCTAGGTAATTACTTGTATCGATCCAATTTCCACCAATTAGAATCTTTTTCATAGGAATCAGAGTTTCTTTATTTTTCTATTTTAAAAGTTTATGGAGCATTTATACTGATAAGCATTAACAATTTTCACTATTTGTAATCATTGTTAACCGATAGCTTTATATATAACTTAATACTATTAATCACTAGTGGTAGTTGTTGAAGCAACTATCATGTATCATCAATGCATAAACTAGTCTCTTGCAATGGAAAAGCGCGATTCCACTAGGCAAGAGCAAAAGGAGCTCCAAAGAACCCCCTCAATTAATCCTGAAAATGGCCCAAAGGAGGGGGTTCCCAATATTTCTGATTTAACTTTTATAATACGATTTTATCATATTCCAGTTTCCCTATTCCAATTTTTTCCCCTTCTATCGCTTGGATTTCTGGATCTGGTCTTCCATCAAACATAAAAGTATTTTTATTAGCATCATCAAGAAAAGCTTTATCGATAGCCACTATGTCTTCTGAAAGATATATGCCGGTATTTTCTCTAATTACTTTTCCTGGAAAAGGCATGCAGTCACAATACTCGACAATATTTGCCCCCCAATTTATGGAAACAATATTCTCTTTTCCTATGACTTTAAAAAGCCCTTCAACAGCCATTGGGAGTATTTTTTCAAGTTTTTCTAATTCTGATAATTTAATTGCACCTGTTTTACATACGTCCATACATCCGGGACAATGCATGCAATCCTCCCTTTTTTCTAGAGAAAGTACTCTTTTACCATTTTTTATTATTGGTATATCTCTGTCACATACATCTTTACAAGCATCACACCCATCACAAAGATCTTCATCATAGCAGAAATTAACAAACTTATGCATAGCAAGTTTTGATTTTTTTGTAACACATCCCATTGCAACATTTTTTATCGAACCACCAAATGCTGTTAGTGCATGACCTTTGCAATGACTGAATACTATCATCTTGTCAACTTCTTTGAATAGATTGGGTATTAATACTTCGTTTAAGGGAGGTCTCACCTTCACAGAAAAACCTTCATCATTACCCAATCCATCTGCAACAATAAAAGGAGCCCCAATGTTTGCAAGAGAGAATCCATGATAAAATGCATTTTTTATCATCCCTACCGCAGAAAATCTATTGCCACAATAGTATGTGGTCGTGTCCGTAAGAAACGGCTCACATCCTTTTTCAACTAGAGCCGATACTAGCTCCTTAATGTATAGGGGGTGCACATGTGCAGGATTTTTATATTCTCCAACGTGAAGTTTAATCGCAACTCTGTCTTCTTTATTGATATTATCGAGAATACCACTCTTTATAATCATTTTCCTGAATTTACCAACCATATCTGAGTCTTCTCTCCAAGGAACAAAATAAACTTTTGACATAAATCTAGTGAGTTACATCTCTTTTTATTTTTTTCTCCGCTTTTCAACGAAAATTTTATATATTTATATTCGTTATTTAACTATATGTTTGAAGATGCAAAAGAACAACTTGCTAAGATGATAGCAGGGGAAGTTGTTTTATCAGATGACCCTGGCCAAACTTTAAGGAAATGGCGTGAGATTTTTGGCATATCTCAAACGGATTTGGCCCATCATCTATCTATATCCCCTTCTGTTGTAAGTGATTATGAAGGAGGTAGGAGAAAATCTCCCGGCTCGTCAACAATTAGGAAAGTTGTTGAAAGCTTGATAGAAATCGATATTAGCAGAGGCGGAAAGATAATCCATTCATTCAGCCACAGATTTGCTAAGGAGGTAATTAGTGATGTCGTACTCGATCTTAAAGAGTTCCCAGTCCCAATACCCCCTAAGAAATTAATCGACGCTGTTCGTGGAGAGATACTAGTAAACGAGGAGTATCTTAGTAAAGAGATTCATGGTTATACAGTCATTGACAGTATAAAAGCGATTCTTAATTTGAATTCAGAAGAATTTTTGAAGCTTTATGGGCTTTCTTCAGAAAGAGCTTTGATATTCACAAAAGTATCTACTGGAAGATCCCCAATGATTGCAATTAAAGTACAGGGCATTATCCCTTCAATGGTCGTTTTACACGGAGCAAAGAAGATAGATGAAATTGCAGTACAGTTAGCCGAAATACAGAAGATACCGCTTATTTTATCTCCGATGGAAACTCTAGACGATCTACTAAATGGGCTTAGATTACTATAATCTAAAGCCTGTATCTAATAATTGCAGCAATGCCGCCGAACGCTTTTAACAGCTGACTTCCTTCTTCAGTTTCTGTAGAGATTACCTCTACCTTGGTGCTGCCTTCCTGAGCTAGGTCGGCTAACTCTTCAAGTAGGTCAACCTTTTCTTCAATACTTAAACTTAGATTACCACATTTTTCACATTGCATGCCAGATATCTGTTGTTCTAGTTGGAATAAATCTTCATCTGTAGCAGTCTTTTCAGTTAAATTGCCACAAGAACTACATTTAATTTTAGCTCTATTTTTGTTTAAACCTTCTGAAAGAAGTAATAAATCTACAGCGCCAGCTTCTAAGTATTTTCTGACTTCCTTCTCCCCATAAGCTGCTAGACTGTCATCTTTAATCAATTCTTTTAAAAATTTTGTAACAATGTCCTTTTCTTTTGTTATATCTAGATTTTCCAGTATCCCTGCGCTTTTATCTACAAGTTCATTTAGTCCAAAAAGTTCTGTGTATGATGTATCTGCAACCCCTAGTATTTTTTTTCTAAGTTCATGGTGTAGATATTCTCCTTCTTCAAATTCATATTTTGTATACCCCCCTCCACCTATTAGAATTCCTTCTAAATTTGGCTGAGCAAGGAAGATTTCATTAGAGGTTTCACCAACTGTATC
This DNA window, taken from Methanofastidiosum sp., encodes the following:
- a CDS encoding helix-turn-helix domain-containing protein: MFEDAKEQLAKMIAGEVVLSDDPGQTLRKWREIFGISQTDLAHHLSISPSVVSDYEGGRRKSPGSSTIRKVVESLIEIDISRGGKIIHSFSHRFAKEVISDVVLDLKEFPVPIPPKKLIDAVRGEILVNEEYLSKEIHGYTVIDSIKAILNLNSEEFLKLYGLSSERALIFTKVSTGRSPMIAIKVQGIIPSMVVLHGAKKIDEIAVQLAEIQKIPLILSPMETLDDLLNGLRLL
- the prf1 gene encoding peptide chain release factor 1, coding for MDNKEFYEFKKQLKFLSKIRGRHTELVSVYIPAGYEISKVAAQIKDEQGTATNIKSKSTRKNVLSALERVMQHLRLYKQTPPNGLIIFSGNISEDEGNPKIELFTLNPPEPISVRIYRCDQQFVLDPLLEMIEDKRVFGLIIVERGEASIGLLRGKKVELLKHLTSRVPGKFRAGGQSSVRFARLREIAADDFKDTVGETSNEIFLAQPNLEGILIGGGGYTKYEFEEGEYLHHELRKKILGVADTSYTELFGLNELVDKSAGILENLDITKEKDIVTKFLKELIKDDSLAAYGEKEVRKYLEAGAVDLLLLSEGLNKNRAKIKCSSCGNLTEKTATDEDLFQLEQQISGMQCEKCGNLSLSIEEKVDLLEELADLAQEGSTKVEVISTETEEGSQLLKAFGGIAAIIRYRL